Part of the Streptomyces sp. NBC_00457 genome, CCTGTCGCTGGAACTCCTCACCGCCGACGGCGAGATCCGCGCCGTCGGCCGCGACACCCCCCTCTTCGACGCGACGGCCGGCGGCATGGGCCTGACCGGCGTCATCCTGACCGCGACGGTCCAGCTCCAGCCGGTACAGACCTCCCTCATGTCCGTCGACACCGAACGCGCCACGGACCTCAACGACCTGATGGCCCGTCTGACCGCGACCGACCACCTCTACCGCTACTCGGTCGCCTGGATCGACCTCCTGGCACGCGGCGCCGCGACGGGCCGCGCGGTGCTGACCCGCGGCGACCACGCACCACTCGACACCCTGCCCGCACGCGCGCGTAGAGCCCCGCTTTCCTTCCGCCCCGCCCAGTTGCCGCCCGCCCCCGCCTTCCTCCCGGAGGGGCTGCTCAACCGCACCACCGTGGGCCTGTTCAACGACCTCTGGTACCGGAAGGCGCCACGCGCGCGTACCGGCCGGCTGCAGAAGCTCTCCACCTTCTTCCACCCCCTCGACGGCGTCCCCCACTGGAACCGCGTCTACGGCCGCGGCGGCTTCGTGCAGTACCAGTTCGTCGTCGGATACGGCCAGGAGGACGCCCTGCGCCGGATCGTGCGGCGTATCCGCGAGCACCGCTGCCCGTCGTTCCTCGCCGTCCTCAAGCGCTTCGGGGACGCCGACCCGGGCTGGCTCTCCTTCCCCGTGCCCGGCTGGACGCTGGCCCTGGACATCCCGGCCGGGCTGCCCGGCCTCGGCGCCTTCCTCGACGAACTGGACGAGGAGGTCGCCGCGGCGGGCGGGCGCGTCTACCTGGCCAAGGACTCCCGGCTGCGTCCGGAACTGCTCACCTCGATGTACCCCAGGCTCGACGAGTTCCGCGCCCTGCGTGCGCAGTTGGACCCCCGCGGGGTGTTCGTGTCGGACCTGTCGCGCCGCCTCACCCTCTAGGCAACCTCTAGGAGCTGTCGTGAAGGACGCCTTCGGCCTCCCTCAGTCCCTGCTCGTCCTCGGCGGTACGTCGGAGATCGCGCTGGCCACCGCGCGCCGTCTGATCGCCCGCCGCACCCGCACGGTGTGGCTGGCGGGCCGCCCGACGCCCGCACTCGACGGGGCCGCCGCCGAACTGCGCGCCCTGGGGGCAGAGGTGCACACCGTCCCCTTCGACGCGCTCGACCCCGGCTCCCACGAGACGGTGCTCGACAAGGTCTTCGCCGAGGGCGACATCGACATGGTGCTGCTCGCCTTCGGCATCCTCGGCGACCAGGCACACGACGAACGCGACCCGGCCGCCGCGGTACGGGTCGCGCAGACCAACTACACGGGCGCGGTGTCCTCGGCACTCGTCGCCGCGCGCGCGTTGCAGACCCAGGGCCACGGCTCCCTGGTGGTGCTCTCCTCCGTCGCCGGCGAACGCGCCCGCCGCGCCAACTTCATCTACGGCTCCAGCAAGGCCGGCCTCGACACCTTCACCCAGGGCCTGGGCGACGCGCTCCACGGCACCGGCGTGCACGTCATGGTCGTACGCCCAGGGTTCGTACGGTCGAAGATGACCGCCGGCCGGGAAGAGGCACCGCTCGCCACGACTCCGGAGGCGGTCGCGACGGCCATCGAGCTGGGCCTGAGGCGGCGCTCGGAGACCGTGTGGGTGCCGGGCGCACTGCGGCTGGTGATGTCGGCGCTGCGGCATGTGCCGCGGGCGGTGTTCCGGCGGCTGCCGGTCTAGGGCCGAGCCCTAGCGAGTCGGCAGGGAGCCCCGCTCCGCGCGGCCCGGCTGCGGCGGTACGACCGCGCTGCCGAAGGAGTACTCGCGCAGCTTGCGCCATACGCCGTCGGCGCCCTGTTCGTAGAGCGCGAAGCCGGTGCAGGGCCAGGCGGCGGTGTAGTCGGCGAGTGCCTCGAAGGCGCGGTCCATCGCCTCGTCGTCGATGCCGTGCGCCACGGTGACATGCGGGTGGTACGGGAACTGCAGTTCGCGCGCCACCGGGCCGGACGCGTCGCGGATCTGCTTCTGCAGCCAGGTGCAGGCCGCGGCGCCCTCGACGACCTGGACGAACACGACCGGGGACAGGGGGCGGAAGGTGCCCGTGCCGGACAGCCGCATCGGGAAGGGGCGCGCGGCTGCCGCGACCTCGACGAGGTGGGTCTCGATCGCGGGCAGCTCGCTGTCGTCGACTTCTGTCGGCGGCAGCAGCGTGACGTGCGTGGGGATGCCGTGCGCCGCGGCGTCGCCGAAGCCCGCGCGCCGCTCCTGGAGCAGGCTGCCGTGAGGCTCCGGGACCGCGATCGACACACCGATCGTTACGGTCCCCACGTCGTCTCCTGTCGTCATTTTCGGGTGCGTGCCCAGCCGTCCGGCTATCGACTGTACGGCCACGGGTGTGTTGTGGGCAGGCGCAACCATAGTGATGTGCAGCGCTCTGCTCTGTGGTACGTCTGTGCGGTGGTACGCCTGAGCGCCTGTCAGTGCTTCGCGGGCAGGAAGCCCACTCTGTCGTACGCCTGGGACAGGGTCTCCGCGGCGACGGCACGCGCCTTCTCCGCGCCCTTGGCGAGGATCGAGTCCAGCGTCTCCGGGTCGTCCAGGTACTGCTGGGTGCGCTCGCGGAACGGCGTCACGAACCCGACCATGATCTCGGCGAGGTCGGTCTTGAGTGCGCCGTAGCCCTTGCCGTCGTACTTCTGCTCCAGGTCCGCGATCCCCTCGCCCGTGAGGGTCGAGTAGATGGTGAGCAGGTTGCTGACGCCCGGCTTGTTCTCCGCGTCGAAGCGGATCACGGTGTCCGTGTCGGTGACCGCGCTCTTGACCTTCTTGGCGGTGGCCTTGGGATCGTCGAGCAGATTGATCAACCCCTTCGGGGTCGATGCCGACTTGCTCATCTTGATCGACGGTTCCTGGAGGTCGTAGATCTTCGCCGTCTCCCTGAGGATGTACGGCTTCGGGATCGTGAAGGTCTCGCCGAAGCGGCCGTTGAAGCGCTCGGCGAGGTCACGGGTGAGCTCGATGTGCTGGCGCTGGTCCTCGCCGACCGGGACCTCGTTCGCCTGGTAGAGCAGGATGTCCGCGACCTGGAGGATCGGGTACGTGAAGAGGCCGACGCTGGCACGGTCGGCGCCCTGCTTGGCGGACTTGTCCTTGAACTGGGTCATGCGGGACGCCTCGCCGAAGCCGGTGAGGCAGTTCATGATCCAGGCGAGCTGGGCGTGCTCGGGGACATGGCTCTGGACGAAGAGCGTGCAGCGCTCCGCGTCGAGTCCCGCGGCCAGCAGCTGCGCCGCGGCGAGGCGGGTGTTGGCCCGCAGCTCCTTCGGGTCCTGCGGAACCGTGAGCGCGTGCAGGTCGACGACCATGTAGAACGCGTCGTGGGTCTCCTGCAGGGCCACCCACTGACGGACAGCGCCGAGGTAGTTGCCGAGGTGGAACGAGCCCGCGGTGGGCTGGATTCCGGAGAGCACGCGAGGACGATCAAGGGCCATGTCCACCATTCTCTCAGGTCTCGGGGGGCGATCCGGAACGGGCTGAGAACTGGCCGGGAACAGGTGGGAACCGATCTGGCCCCGGCGGTGTAACAAGACTGTGAGGACGCGGGAGGGGGGCCGCATCGTCGATGAGGCCGCGGTGATCGCACGCGTACGCGCCGGAGAGCCGGAGGCGTATGCGGAGCTGGTGCGGGCCCATACGGGCATCGCGCTGCGTGCGGCCGCGGCGCTCGGGGCGGGTGCGGACGCGGAAGACGTGGTGCAGCAGGCGTTCGTGAAGGCGTACTGCGCGCTGGGCCGGTTCAAGGACGGCGCGGCGTTCAAGCCCTGGCTGCTGTCGATCGTCGCCAATGAGACGAGGAACACAGTGCGCACGGCGGCCCGCCAGCGCACGCTCGCCGGCCGTGAGGCGGCGTTCGTGGAGGCGGAGCCGCGGATACCGGACGCGGCGGACCCGGCGGTCGCGGCCCTGGAGATAGAGCGCCGGATCGCGCTGCAGGCCGCCCTGGAGAAGCTGAGCGAGGAGCACCGTCTGGTCGTCACCTACCGCTATCTGCTGGAGATGGACGAGTCCGAGACGGCCCAGGCCCTGGGCTGGCCCCGGGGCACGGTGAAGTCCCGGCTCAACCGCGCCCTGCGGAAGCTGGGCAGGCTGCTGCCGGATTTCCAGCCTCGGGAAGGGGGTGATGAGCATGAGTGACGGCCAGGAGTCGTACGACGATCAGCACGGCGGCCGGCGTCGCGGCGAGGCCTCGCGGCTGCCGGAGGAGCTGAGGGCGCTGGGCCGGTCGCTGGACCGGCCCGGGGACGACGGTTCCGGGGCCGCCGGTTCCGAGACGATGGTCGAGCGGGTGCTGCAGCAGATACTCGCCGAGCAGGTGCCGGTGCCGGTGGCCGAGCCACCGGGCACCGGTGAGCGGCTGCGGGCGGTCCGGCGGTGGACGCGGCTGCGATGGCGTTCCCTGACCGCGGCACTGTGCGGTCTGCTGACGGTGCTGGTGCTCACGCCTCCGGTGCGGGCCACGGTCTTCGACTGGTTCGGCTTCGGCGGGGTCGAGGTGCGGTACGACCCGTCGGCGGAGCCTTCTCCGGGCGCCGAGGTGCCCGGCTGCGGGAGGCCGGTGTCGCCGGCGCAGGCGGAGCGGCGGGCCGGGTTCGCGCCGCTGGTGCCGGAGGCGTTCGGCACGCCGGACGCGGTGTCGGTGACGGCCGAGCCGCAGGGGCGGTTCCTGGTGACGTTGTGCCGTCAGGAGGACGGGCGCACGATCCGGCTGGACGAGTACCCGGCCCGCCTGGACGTCTCCTTCGCCAAGACCGTGCGCGCACAGCCGGAGTGGCTGCAGCTGGGCGGGGGCGGCACGTCGGGCTCGGACATGGCCCTGTGGTTCCCCCGGCCACACCTGCTCAGCTTCTGGCTGGTCGACGAGAACGGGGACCGCTACACCCGCAAGGAACGGACAGCGGGTCCGACGCTGCTGTGGATGCACCGGACGGACGGCGAGGACGTGACGCTGCGGCTGGAGGGGGTGGCGTCGAGGGAGCGGGCGGTGGAGATCGCTAAGTCGCTCGAGAAATCCTCGGAATCCGGATCCGAATAGTGCGGGAAAGGTGGGAACCCCGGCGGGTCGGGCGGTGTACCAGAAGTGACACGCGGCCCACGGACGGGCCGCACCGGACCGGTGGGGGACCTCATGGTGAGAATGCGTCAACTGATCGCTAGCGCAGGGACATTGGCCGCGATGCTGACCCTGGCCGTCCTGGGCGCGCCTCCCGCGTCCGCCGGCGGGCCGACGAGCGTGCTGCTGGCCTCGCCGACTACCCAGGAGGCCACAGGACTCTACTCCTCGGCCTCGGAGTACGCCCAGTTGCAGACATTGCTCGATCAGACGGACCGGGCTCCCGACACGGACAAGCGGGCCCGCGAGCGTGCCGCCGCCTCGGGCGAGTACGTCAACATCACGTGGATGATCCACGATGCGACGCCCTGGCGGCAGGACTCCGTGATCGTGAGCTACGCCGAGGACATATGGATCAACACGGCCATGGGCACACCGCCCAAGGGAAACGACCAGTGGAAGAAGGCTCAGCAGCCGGCTCAACTGCACACCCTGCTCGCAAAGCTCGGCGTGATCGACAAGGTCTCGAACCCGGGAGCCGCCGGTGCTGCGGACGAAGGCGGTACGGCGGACAACGCTGCCACCACGACTCGGGCAGCCGCCACGGCCGCCTCCAGTGACACCGACTGGTGGTGGGCGCTGCCGGGGCTGGCCGTCGGGTTCGGTGCCGGTGTCGGCGGCACGCTGCTGATACGCCGCGCGGCGGCCGGGCACGAGGCCGGGCCGCCGCGGGAGGAGCCACGACATGAGCTGATCGATCTTTGAGCATCGATCCTTGAGCTTCAGCCCAGGTCGATCTCCGGGTACAGCGGGAAGCCGGCGACCAGGTCGGTCGCGCGGTGGGAGATCTCGTCGGCGACCTTGGGGTCGAGGATGTGGGCGGCCTTGGAGGGCGCCCCCGACTTGGTGGTGCCGGGTTCCGTGGTGGTGAGGACGCGGTCGATGAGGGCGGCGACCTCGTCCATCTCGGCGGTGCCCAGGCCGCGGGTGGTCAGGGCGGGGGTGCCGATGCGGATACCGGAGGTGTACCAGGCGCCGTTGGGGTCGGCCGGGATGGAGTTGCGGTTGGTGACGATGCCGGATTCGAGCAGGGCGGCCTCGGCCTGGCGGCCGGTGAGGCCGTAGGAGGAGGCGACGTCGATCAGGTTGAGGTGGTTGTCGGTGCCGCCGGTCACCAGGGTCGCGCCCCGGCGCATCAGGCCGTCGGCGAGGGCGCGGGAGTTGTCGACGATGCGCTGGGCGTAGTCCTGGAAGGAGGGCTGACGGGCCTCGGCGAGGGCGACGGCCTTGGCGGCCATGACATGCGGGAGCGGGCCGCCGAGGACCATCGGGCAGCCGCGGTCGACCTGGTCCTTGAGGGAGTCGTCGCACAGGACCATGCCGCCGCGGGGGCCGCGGAGGGACTTATGGGTCGTGGTGGTGACGATCTGGGCGTGCGGGACGGGGTCGAAGTCGCCGGTGAGGACCTTGCCGGCCACGAGGCCCGCGAAGTGCGCCATGTCCACCATCAGGGTCGCCCCGACCTCGTCGGCGATCTCCCGCATGATCCGGAAGTTCACGAGACGGGGGTAGGCGGAGTAGCCGGCGACGATGATCAGCGGCTTGAAATCGCGGGCGGAGGCGCGCAGGGCCTCGTAGTCCACCAGTCCGGTCTGCGGGTCGGTGCCGTAGGAGCGCTGGTCGAACATCTTGCCGGAGATGTTCGGGCGGAAGCCGTGGGTGAGGTGGCCGCCGGCGTCCAGGGACATGCCGAGCATGCGCTGGTTGCCGAAGGCCTGGCGGAGCTCGGCCCAGTCGGCCTCGGAGAGGTCGTTGACCTGGCGGACGCCGGCCTTCTCCAGGGCGGGGGCCTCGACGCGGGCGGCGAGGACGGACCAGAAGGCGACGAGGTTGGCGTCGATGCCGGAGTGCGGCTGGACGTAGGCGTGGCGGGCGCCGAAGAGTTCGCGGGCGTGCTCGGCGGCGAGGGACTCGACGGTGTCGACGTTGCGGCAGCCGGCGTAGAAGCGGCGGCCGATGGTGCCCTCGGCGTACTTGTCGCTGAACCAGTTGCCCATGGCGAGCAGGGTGGCCGGGGAGGCGTAGTTCTCGGAGGCGATCAGCTTGAGCATCTCGCGCTGATCGTGGACCTCCTGTCCGATGGCGTCGGCGACGCGCGGCTCGACGGCGCGGATCACGTCGAGGGCGGCGCGGAAGGCGGTGGACTCGGTGGAGAGGGGCTGCTGGTCTGACATGTGGTCGGCCTCCGGGCGGCGTGGCTTGAAGCGGTCACGGTTCACGGTTCGGCCCAGGCGCACGGCACTCGCTCGCCAGGCCCGAGGTGCAGCCCGTCGAGGGCCGCTCCCCGATGGTCGGTCCCATCCCAGCGCGCCAGTC contains:
- a CDS encoding FAD-binding oxidoreductase; the protein is MSADTVSVTGWGRTAPTAARLIRPRTYEEAAAAVRDCGARGGIPRGLGRAYGDAAQNAGGIVFDMTGLDRVHAIDADGGTVLCDAGVSLHRLMEVLLPLGWFVPVTPGTRQVTVGGAIGADIHGKNHHVSGSFTRHVLSLELLTADGEIRAVGRDTPLFDATAGGMGLTGVILTATVQLQPVQTSLMSVDTERATDLNDLMARLTATDHLYRYSVAWIDLLARGAATGRAVLTRGDHAPLDTLPARARRAPLSFRPAQLPPAPAFLPEGLLNRTTVGLFNDLWYRKAPRARTGRLQKLSTFFHPLDGVPHWNRVYGRGGFVQYQFVVGYGQEDALRRIVRRIREHRCPSFLAVLKRFGDADPGWLSFPVPGWTLALDIPAGLPGLGAFLDELDEEVAAAGGRVYLAKDSRLRPELLTSMYPRLDEFRALRAQLDPRGVFVSDLSRRLTL
- a CDS encoding RNA polymerase sigma factor, translating into MRTREGGRIVDEAAVIARVRAGEPEAYAELVRAHTGIALRAAAALGAGADAEDVVQQAFVKAYCALGRFKDGAAFKPWLLSIVANETRNTVRTAARQRTLAGREAAFVEAEPRIPDAADPAVAALEIERRIALQAALEKLSEEHRLVVTYRYLLEMDESETAQALGWPRGTVKSRLNRALRKLGRLLPDFQPREGGDEHE
- a CDS encoding 2'-5' RNA ligase family protein; its protein translation is MGTVTIGVSIAVPEPHGSLLQERRAGFGDAAAHGIPTHVTLLPPTEVDDSELPAIETHLVEVAAAARPFPMRLSGTGTFRPLSPVVFVQVVEGAAACTWLQKQIRDASGPVARELQFPYHPHVTVAHGIDDEAMDRAFEALADYTAAWPCTGFALYEQGADGVWRKLREYSFGSAVVPPQPGRAERGSLPTR
- a CDS encoding decaprenylphospho-beta-D-erythro-pentofuranosid-2-ulose 2-reductase, which translates into the protein MKDAFGLPQSLLVLGGTSEIALATARRLIARRTRTVWLAGRPTPALDGAAAELRALGAEVHTVPFDALDPGSHETVLDKVFAEGDIDMVLLAFGILGDQAHDERDPAAAVRVAQTNYTGAVSSALVAARALQTQGHGSLVVLSSVAGERARRANFIYGSSKAGLDTFTQGLGDALHGTGVHVMVVRPGFVRSKMTAGREEAPLATTPEAVATAIELGLRRRSETVWVPGALRLVMSALRHVPRAVFRRLPV
- the trpS gene encoding tryptophan--tRNA ligase; this encodes MALDRPRVLSGIQPTAGSFHLGNYLGAVRQWVALQETHDAFYMVVDLHALTVPQDPKELRANTRLAAAQLLAAGLDAERCTLFVQSHVPEHAQLAWIMNCLTGFGEASRMTQFKDKSAKQGADRASVGLFTYPILQVADILLYQANEVPVGEDQRQHIELTRDLAERFNGRFGETFTIPKPYILRETAKIYDLQEPSIKMSKSASTPKGLINLLDDPKATAKKVKSAVTDTDTVIRFDAENKPGVSNLLTIYSTLTGEGIADLEQKYDGKGYGALKTDLAEIMVGFVTPFRERTQQYLDDPETLDSILAKGAEKARAVAAETLSQAYDRVGFLPAKH
- a CDS encoding glycine hydroxymethyltransferase; the protein is MSDQQPLSTESTAFRAALDVIRAVEPRVADAIGQEVHDQREMLKLIASENYASPATLLAMGNWFSDKYAEGTIGRRFYAGCRNVDTVESLAAEHARELFGARHAYVQPHSGIDANLVAFWSVLAARVEAPALEKAGVRQVNDLSEADWAELRQAFGNQRMLGMSLDAGGHLTHGFRPNISGKMFDQRSYGTDPQTGLVDYEALRASARDFKPLIIVAGYSAYPRLVNFRIMREIADEVGATLMVDMAHFAGLVAGKVLTGDFDPVPHAQIVTTTTHKSLRGPRGGMVLCDDSLKDQVDRGCPMVLGGPLPHVMAAKAVALAEARQPSFQDYAQRIVDNSRALADGLMRRGATLVTGGTDNHLNLIDVASSYGLTGRQAEAALLESGIVTNRNSIPADPNGAWYTSGIRIGTPALTTRGLGTAEMDEVAALIDRVLTTTEPGTTKSGAPSKAAHILDPKVADEISHRATDLVAGFPLYPEIDLG